The region ACCGAGTGCGCGAGCCTGCCGTCGATGACGTGGGCGCGCGGCACCCCGCCGCGCACCGCCCGCAGGCAGGCCTCCATCTTCGGCACCATCCCGGAGGCCAGTCCCGGCAGCAGCGCTTCGAGCTCGTCGGCGTCGAGCCTGGTCACCAGCGACGACCTGTCCGGCCAGTCGGTGTAGAGGCCTTCGACGTCGGTGAGCACCACGAGCTTCTCCGCACCGAGGGCCTCGGCCAGCGCTCCGGCGGCGGTGTCGGCGTTGACGTTGTGCACGACGCCGTCGGGATCCGGGGCGATGGTGGAGACCACCGGGATGCGGCCTGCGCGGATCAGGTCGAGCACGGCGTCGGGGTTGACCGACACGACGTCGCCGACCAGGCCGACGTCGACGGCCTCGCCGTCGACGGTCGCGGTGCGGCGCCTGGCGGTGAACAGCCCGGCGTCCTCCCCGGACATGCCGACCGCGTGCGGGCCGTGCTGGTTGATCAGGCCGACGAGCTCGCGGCCGACCTGGCCGAACAGCACCATCCGCACCACGTCCATCGTCTCCGGCGTGGTGACGCGCAGCCCGCCGCGGAACTCGCCCTGCATGCCGAGGCGTTCGAGCATCGCGGTGATCTGCGGTCCGCCGCCGTGCACGACGACCGGGTGCAGGCCCGCCAGCCGCAGGAACACCATGTCCTGGGCGAAGGCGGTCTTGAGCTCGTCGTCGATCATGGCGTTGCCGCCGTACTTGACCACGACGGTGGCGCCGTGGAAGCGCTGCAGCCACGGCAGCGCCTCTATGAGCACGCTGGCCTTCTCCGCGGCGGTCGACAGCCGGTCGCTCACGGGGTTCTCGGTCATGACGAGTACGCGCTGTTCTCTTCGACGTAGCCGTGCGACAGGTCGGTGGTCAGGATCGTGGCCTGGTGCTCGCCGAGGTGCAGATCGACCACGATCTCGATGTCGCGGCCGGACAGGTCGGCCTCGCTGCGGTCGCGGGCCCGCGTACCGGCGGCGAACAGGGTGACGCCGTTGGCGGCGATCTCGACCTTGTCGGCCTCGATGTCCACCCCGGAGCGGCCCAGCGCCATGGCGATCCGGCCCCAGTTCGGGTCGGAGCCGAACAGCGCGGTCTTGACCAGGTTGTCCTCGGCGATGGTGCGTCCGATGTGGACGGCGTCGTCCTCGCTGAGCGCGCCGCGCACGGTGATGTCGACGGCCTTGGTCGCGCCTTCGCTGTCGGCCTGCAATTGGCGCACGAGGTCGGTGCAGACCTCGGTCAGCACCGCGGTCAAGTCCTCGGCGGAGACCTCGACGCCGGAGGCGCCGGAGGCCAGCACGAGGACGGTGTCGTTGGTGGAGGTGCCGCCGTCGACGTCGAGCCTGCCGAAGGTGACGCGGCTGGCCTCGCGCAGCGCCCGCTCCAGGTCGTCGCCGCCGATCACCGCGTCGGTGGTCAGCACGCTGAGCATGGTGGCCATGTTCGGCGCGAGCATCCCGGCGCCCTTGGCGAAGCCGCCGACCGACCAGCCGTCCCCGGTGGCAAGTGCCTGCTTGGCGCGGGTGTCGGTGGTGAGCACGGCGTTGGCGGCGTCGGATGCGGCCTGCTCGGTGCCGTCGAGGGCCTTGGCGGCGGTCTCGACGCCGGAGAGCACGGCGTCCATCGGCAGCCGCTCGCCGATCAGGCCGGTGGAGCACACCGCGACGTCGATCGCGCCGGCGCCGAGCACGTCGGCGACCTTCTCGGCGGTGGCGTGGGTGTCCTGGAAGCCTTCCGGGCCGGTGCAGGCGTTGGCGCCGCCGGAGTTCAGCACGACCGCGCGCAGCCGCCGCTCCTGGAGGACCTGCTGCGACCACAGCACCGGCGCGGCCTTGACCCTGTTGGTGGTGAACACCCCGGCCGCGGTGCTCGCCGGCCCGTCGTTGACCACCAGCGCCAGGTCCAGGGCGCCCCCGGACTTGATGCCCGCGGCCACCCCGGCCGCACGGAAACCGGCTGGACCGGTCACGCTCATCGCTGCTCCTCGGTGTGTTGGGCGCTGTCTGAGGTCGGGTGGTGCGGCTCCTGCGATGCGCCGGTGCGGGTGCCGCCGGGCTCGGTGCGGACCGAGTGCCCGGCGGCGGTGAGCGCCTTGGCCGCGGCATCGGCGTCGTCGGCCGGGACGAGGATCCAGTCGGTGTCGAAGGTCGACAGCGTGAACACGCCGATACCGGCGTCGGCCAGCGGGGTCAGCAGGCTGACCAGGACGCCGGTCAGCGAGAAGTCCAGCGTCTCGGCGACCTCCAGCGCCACGAACGGGCCCTCCACGCGGATGTCGGGCCCGGCGTCCTCGGCGAGGCTGTGCGGGAAGACCACCGTGCGGCCCGCCTCGGTCGTCAGCGTGCCGTGGATCGCGGCGGTGCCGCCGGTGAGCGCGATGTTGGCGTGCGGCGGCACCAGGCCGACCGCGAGTCGTTCGGGGTGCAGCCGCAGGTCGAAGCCGGTCACGGCGCCACCCCCACCAGCGGCAGGCCCGTGGTCTCCGGCAGTCCCAGCGCGAGGTTCATGCACTGCACGGCTGCGCCCGCGGTGCCCTTGGTGAGGTTGTCGACCGCGCCGACGGCGACCAGGCGGCCGGCGTCGTCGTCGACGGTGACCTGCAGGTGCACCGTGTTGGCTCCCAGCGTCGCCGAGGTCTGCGGCCAGGTGCCCTCGGGCAGCACGTGCACGAAGGGCTCGTCGCCGTAGGCGTCGAGGTAGACCTTGCGGACCGCTTCGGCATCGGTGTCCGCGCGCAGCGCGGCGCTGCAGGTGGCCAGGATGCCGCGCGCCATCGGGGCCAGCACCGGCGTGAAGGACACCCGCACCGGCTCGCCTCCGGCGGCGCTGAGGTTCTGGATCAGCTCGGGGGTGTGGCGGTGCGCGCCGCCCACGCCGTAGACGCTGGCCGAGCCCATGACCTCGGCGGAGAGCAGGTGCGGTTTGAGCGCCCGCCCGGCGCCGGAGGTGCCGGTGACCGCGACCACGACGACCTCGGGGTCGACCAGGCCTGCCGCCAGCGCGGGCGCGATGGTCAGCGACGAGACGGTCGGGAAGCAGCCGGGCACGGCCACCCGGCGGGCGCCGGTGAGCCGCTCCCGCAGCCCGGGCAGCTCCGGGATGCCGTAGGGCCAGGTGCCGGGGTGCTCGCCGCCGTACCAGCGGGCCCAGTCGGTCGGGTCGTTGAGCCGGTGGTCGGCGCCGCAGTCGATGACCACGGTGTCGTCGCCGAGCTCGGCGGCGATGGCGGCCGAGTGGCCGTGCGGCAGCGCCAGGAAGACGACGTCGTGGCCGCTGAGCTGCGCGGTCGTGGTGTCGGCCAGCACGCGGTCGGCCAGCGGCAGCAGGTTGGGGTGGTGCGCACCCAGCTCGCTGCCCGCATTGCCGCCCGCCGTGAGCGCGCCGATCTCGACCTCCGGGTGCGACAGCAGCAGGCGCAGGAGTTCCCCGCCCGCGTAGCCGCTCGCACCCGCAACCGCCACCCGAACCGTCATGCGGATGATTATGCACGCCTATGCAACATCAATCAAACCGAGTGGGGGTGCCGGTGCAGAAGATCACCGGTTTGCCAGGCACACCTCTCGGCGACCGCCGTCCGGACCCCAACGTAGCCGTTGGAGCGCCATGCCGGGCGCGTCCGGCATGGCGATTGTCAGAGGGGCAGGGGCCGGTTCTCGACGACGCTCTTCGTGACGAGGGTGGAGCTGAGGCGCTGGACTCCGGGGAGGGTGGAGAGGCGCTCGTCGTAGAGCTCCTGGAAGGCGGGCAGGTCCCGCGTGATGACGCGGAGCAGGCAGTCGGGGTCGCCGAAGAGCCGTTGGGCCTGCAGAACGTGGGGGACGCGGGCGACGGCCTGTACGACCGAGTCGAGGGTCTCGCGGTCCGCGCTGCGCATGGTGACGAAGACGAGAGCCTCGAAGTTGAGGCCGAGAGCGTCGGCCGGGTCGACGTCGCGCTCGACGGGCCTGACGCGGCGGGCACCGCACTCGCCTCCGGGATCCACGCGGAGCGCGGATGCCCTATGGGCCACTTGAAGCCCCATCGGGGGCTTCAAGACCGGAGGCCATGGCGGTGAAGCGTTCGGCCAGGTCAAGCCCGGTCAACGGCTCCCGAGCGATGACCATCACCGTGTCATCACCCGCGATCGAACCCACGACCTCCAACAACGCCGAACGGTCGATCGCACTCGCCAAGAACTGCGCAGCCCCCGGCGGAGTCCGCAACACCGTCAGGTTGCCGGAACCGTCGGCACTGACCAGCAACTCACCGAGAAGCCGGCTCAACCGCGACGTCCCGCCCTGCACCCCACGCACCGGACTCCCGTCCTCCGGAATGACATACACCGCGGCACCGCCGTCCGGGCCGCGCAGCTTCACCGCACCCAACTCGTCGAGATCCCGCGACAACGTCGCCTGCGTCACCTCGATCCCGTCGCCGGCCAGCAGCCTGGCCAGCTCCGTCTGGCTGCGCACGCCCATGGACGACACCAGCTCCACGATGCGGGCCTGCCGCGCCACCCTCGTCGTCACGGTCGTCGCTCCTCCACCGCCGCCTCGCCGGCTTCGACGAGCGCCGCGGCGCGCAGCGCCAGCAGCAGGGGCAGCGATCCGACGTCGCGGATCTTGTCCGGGAGGCTGTCCGCGGCCAGGACCCCGGTGCCCGCCCGCAGCTCCTCACCCAGCGCGGCGAGGTCGATCCCGACCGCGTCCACGCCCTCGCTGTACAGCAGCTCCGCGCCCTTGGCCCGGGTGCCGCGGACCTCGGCGCTGGAGACCGACAGCCTGGTCACCCCGAAGAACTCCGGTTTCGCGCCGCGCTCCATCCAGCGCGCGAATCCGGTCAGCTCGGTGCCGGCGAGCGCTTCGGCGGGCAGGCCGGTCTCCTCCCGCAGCTCGCGCTCCATGCCCGCCCGCAGGGAGTCGCGCAGCGCCCCGTGGACCGCCCCGCCAGGGCCCTTGAGGTCGCGGGGTTCCAGCGACCCGCTGCCCGAGGGCGCCAGCAGCATCGGGCTGGCGGCGTTGCGGTCGGACTGCAGCACCAGCAGCACGTGGCCGTCGGTGGTCAGCGCCAGGGTGGAGATCCCGACGACGTCGGCGAGCTCGCCGGCGGCCAGCGTGCGCAGCCTGCCCGAGGCGTCGGTCAGCAGCCGGGTGCGCGGGTCGAACTCCTCGCCGGTGTCGCGCCTGGTGATGCGCATCGAGCACAGCTCGTTGGAGCACTGGACGTCGAAGAACCTGGCGCGGTGCAGGCGGATCGGCGTCGGCGCGCCGCCGGCGCCGGGCAGCGGGTCGGTGCGCATGCCCACCACCGCGCCGTTGAACAGCAGCCTGCCGCGGGCCCGTATCGGCAGCACGTGCGGTGCGGTCGCGCGCAGGAGCGGTGGCAGCGCGTAGGGCTGCTCGTCGACCACCGCGGTGAACGAACGCTCGCGCAGTGCCCGGTCGATCTCGTCGCTGACCAGCGCGGTGCCGCGGTTGGCGAAGTGAAGGTACTGGGATGCCGGGTAGGCCGCGGGCGCGGGGATCCGCTGGTGCGGGAAGGGCGAGGCGATCGAGGAGAACTCGTAGGCCGACCACCGGCCGCGGAGCTGGCGCAGGTCGCGCACGAAGGTGACGATGCCGAGCACCAGGGCGAGCAGCGACAGCACGATCCCGACCGCGCTGGGCAGGATGGTGATCGCGCCGAGCAGCACGCCGAGCGCCGAGACGAGCACCGGCCACTCGCGGGCGGCGAGGAACCACGTGTAGTCGGCCCGGGACCTCGCCCGCCGGATCAGCTTGCGCAACCCCACCGCCCCCAAGATCGTTCTCGAACCTCGCCAAGAGTACGGCAGCGGCGCGTTCCGGCGACCCCTTCCGGGCGATCTCCGACCGGGGGACCAGCGGGCTGAATCGACCGCCCGGCGCACTCGCGTCGCCGGTCATGCGCCGATCGGGCGCTGGTCGGCGTCGCAGGTCTGGACCACCATCACCGACAGCCACGAGACGGGGAGGCCGCATGCGCATCAACCGACGCACGTTGTTCGCAGCGGCGGCGACCGCGAGCACGCTCGCCTGGGCGCCGGCGACCGCGAACGCCGCGGGCGCGAGCCGCCGGGGCGTGCGGCTCGGCGTGAACTACACGCCGTCGACGCGCTGGTTCCACATTTGACATCCTCCCTCGCCTGAAGGCGTGGGATTCCAACTCACCGCGAGGCGAGTTGAGGTTCACGGACAGGTGAACGACCAGGGGTCGTTGTTGTCCCTCCGGCATGTCCTGCCGCGACGTTGATCGAGGCGTTCAGGTCAGCGTTGCAGGTGAAACCGCAGGACACGCAGACGAACTCAGCTTGGCTCTTGCGTGAGTTCTTCTCGATCCATCCGCAGTCGCTGCAACGCAGACTGGTGTAGGGCGCCGGGACGTCTTCGACCCGGCCTGGTGCTTTGTGTTCGGCGCGGGATCGCAGCATGCCCCAGCCCTGCGCAAGGATGCTGCGGTTCAGACCGGCCTTGGCACGGACGTTGCGGCCGGGCTCAGCCACGGTTCCGCGCGCGGTGCGGGTCATGTTGCGGATGTTGAGTTTTTCGAACCGGATGACATCGAATTCGCTGGCCAGCATGGTGCTGGTCTTCTCCGCCCAGTCTTTGCGCCGGTTCGCTTCCCGCGCTCTGAGCTGGGCGACCTTGGCGTACTCGGCTTGCTTGGCGGGGCTGTTCTTGGCTGCGCGGGCGGCACGGCGCTGGTGTTTGCGAATCCGAGCGCGTTCCTTGGCGGTGAGCTGCGGGCAGTTCAGCACTCGACCG is a window of Saccharopolyspora erythraea NRRL 2338 DNA encoding:
- the argB gene encoding acetylglutamate kinase produces the protein MTENPVSDRLSTAAEKASVLIEALPWLQRFHGATVVVKYGGNAMIDDELKTAFAQDMVFLRLAGLHPVVVHGGGPQITAMLERLGMQGEFRGGLRVTTPETMDVVRMVLFGQVGRELVGLINQHGPHAVGMSGEDAGLFTARRRTATVDGEAVDVGLVGDVVSVNPDAVLDLIRAGRIPVVSTIAPDPDGVVHNVNADTAAGALAEALGAEKLVVLTDVEGLYTDWPDRSSLVTRLDADELEALLPGLASGMVPKMEACLRAVRGGVPRAHVIDGRLAHSVLLEVFTSAGVGTMVLPAGTGEK
- the argJ gene encoding bifunctional glutamate N-acetyltransferase/amino-acid acetyltransferase ArgJ — protein: MSVTGPAGFRAAGVAAGIKSGGALDLALVVNDGPASTAAGVFTTNRVKAAPVLWSQQVLQERRLRAVVLNSGGANACTGPEGFQDTHATAEKVADVLGAGAIDVAVCSTGLIGERLPMDAVLSGVETAAKALDGTEQAASDAANAVLTTDTRAKQALATGDGWSVGGFAKGAGMLAPNMATMLSVLTTDAVIGGDDLERALREASRVTFGRLDVDGGTSTNDTVLVLASGASGVEVSAEDLTAVLTEVCTDLVRQLQADSEGATKAVDITVRGALSEDDAVHIGRTIAEDNLVKTALFGSDPNWGRIAMALGRSGVDIEADKVEIAANGVTLFAAGTRARDRSEADLSGRDIEIVVDLHLGEHQATILTTDLSHGYVEENSAYSS
- a CDS encoding ACT domain-containing protein, with translation MTGFDLRLHPERLAVGLVPPHANIALTGGTAAIHGTLTTEAGRTVVFPHSLAEDAGPDIRVEGPFVALEVAETLDFSLTGVLVSLLTPLADAGIGVFTLSTFDTDWILVPADDADAAAKALTAAGHSVRTEPGGTRTGASQEPHHPTSDSAQHTEEQR
- the argC gene encoding N-acetyl-gamma-glutamyl-phosphate reductase, which translates into the protein MTVRVAVAGASGYAGGELLRLLLSHPEVEIGALTAGGNAGSELGAHHPNLLPLADRVLADTTTAQLSGHDVVFLALPHGHSAAIAAELGDDTVVIDCGADHRLNDPTDWARWYGGEHPGTWPYGIPELPGLRERLTGARRVAVPGCFPTVSSLTIAPALAAGLVDPEVVVVAVTGTSGAGRALKPHLLSAEVMGSASVYGVGGAHRHTPELIQNLSAAGGEPVRVSFTPVLAPMARGILATCSAALRADTDAEAVRKVYLDAYGDEPFVHVLPEGTWPQTSATLGANTVHLQVTVDDDAGRLVAVGAVDNLTKGTAGAAVQCMNLALGLPETTGLPLVGVAP
- a CDS encoding Lrp/AsnC family transcriptional regulator, producing the protein MDPGGECGARRVRPVERDVDPADALGLNFEALVFVTMRSADRETLDSVVQAVARVPHVLQAQRLFGDPDCLLRVITRDLPAFQELYDERLSTLPGVQRLSSTLVTKSVVENRPLPL
- a CDS encoding arginine repressor, with the translated sequence MTTRVARQARIVELVSSMGVRSQTELARLLAGDGIEVTQATLSRDLDELGAVKLRGPDGGAAVYVIPEDGSPVRGVQGGTSRLSRLLGELLVSADGSGNLTVLRTPPGAAQFLASAIDRSALLEVVGSIAGDDTVMVIAREPLTGLDLAERFTAMASGLEAPDGASSGP
- a CDS encoding RNA-guided endonuclease InsQ/TnpB family protein, with the protein product MGTSQSPGCGWVRFRLSRRQPPDAKTFRVTCHNGQWHVAFAVIPEPIEAPGNGETVGIDRGLTITAHLSDGRVLNCPQLTAKERARIRKHQRRAARAAKNSPAKQAEYAKVAQLRAREANRRKDWAEKTSTMLASEFDVIRFEKLNIRNMTRTARGTVAEPGRNVRAKAGLNRSILAQGWGMLRSRAEHKAPGRVEDVPAPYTSLRCSDCGWIEKNSRKSQAEFVCVSCGFTCNADLNASINVAAGHAGGTTTTPGRSPVREPQLASR